The Streptomyces sp. A2-16 sequence GACCGCATCACCAAGACCCTCGCCGAGCACGAGCAGATCCTCCGGGCCCTGCGCGCCGGCGACGCGGAGGCGGTCGTAGGCCTCATTCACGGGCATGTCGAGTGGTTCTCCCACCTCGCGCGGGGAGAGGTGCGATGAGCCGCGCCACGCTTCTTCCCGGAGACCCTCCGGGCGGCCGCCGCGCGATGGCCGTGTGGGGCATCGGCGTCTCCGTCTACTTCGTCGCGGTCATCTTCCGTACGTCCCTCGGGGTCGCGGGCCTCGATGCGGCCGACCGCTTCCATGTGAACGCCTCGGCCCTGTCGACCTTCTCGATCCTCCAGCTCCTCGTCTACGCCGGCATGCAGATACCCGTCGGCCTGCTCGTCGACCGGCTCGGCACCAAGAAGGTGCTGACGATCGGCGTGGTGCTCTTCACGGCCGGACAGCTCGGCTTCGCGTTCTCCCCCTCCTACGGAACGGCCCTCGCCTCGCGCGCCCTGCTCGGCTGCGGTGACGCGATGACCTTCATCAGCGTGCTGCGGCTCGGCACCCGCTGGTTCCCGGCCCGGCGCGGCCCCCTGGTCGCGCAGCTCGCCGGGCTCGCCGGCATGGCGGGCAACCTGGTCTCCACGCTGGTCCTGGCCCGGCTGCTGCACGGCATCGGCTGGACGCCCGCGTTCGCGGGCAGTTCGCTGGCCGGTGTGGTGGTGCTGGTCCTGCTGCTGCTCTTCCTCAAGGACCACCCCGAGGGGCACGAGCCGGAGCCGTTCCCGCACCGGGGGGCGGCCTACGTACGGCGGCAGATCGCCGCGTCCTGGCGGGAGCCCGGCACCCGGCTGGGCCTGTGGGTGCACTTCACGACGCAGTTCCCGGCGATGGTGTTCCTGCTGCTGTGGGGCCTGCCGTTCCTCGTCGAGGCACAGGGACTGTCCCGGGCGGTGGCGGGCGAACTGCTCACTCTCGTCGTGCTGTCCAACATGGTCGTCGGTCTGGTCTACGGCCAGATCGTGGCCCGGCACCACGAGGCGCGGCTGCCGCTCGCGCTCGGCACCGTGGGGGCGACGGCGCTGCTGTGGGCGGGCACGCTCGCCTACCCCGGCGAACGGGCCCCGATGTGGCTGCTGATCGTGCTGTGCGTGGTCCTCGGCTCGTGCGGTCCGGCGTCGATGCTCGGCTTCGACTTCGCGCGCCCGGCGAACCCGCCGGAGCGGCAGGGGACCGCGTCCGGCATCACCAACATGGGCGGGTTCGTCGCCTCGATGACCACCCTGTTCGCCGTCGGTGTCCTCCTGGACGCGACCGACGGCGACTACACCGTCGCCTTCTCCTCCGTCTTCGTGCTCCAGGCGCTCGGCGTCAGCCAGATCCTGCGGCTGCGCAGGCGCGCGGCGCGCAGGGAGCGGGAGCGGCTGGTGGCGAGCCGGGTGGAGACGGTGCACGTCCCCGCCTGAGCGCGTCAGCGCACGGGGACGAGCGTGAGATACGCCAGCCCC is a genomic window containing:
- a CDS encoding MFS transporter, whose translation is MSRATLLPGDPPGGRRAMAVWGIGVSVYFVAVIFRTSLGVAGLDAADRFHVNASALSTFSILQLLVYAGMQIPVGLLVDRLGTKKVLTIGVVLFTAGQLGFAFSPSYGTALASRALLGCGDAMTFISVLRLGTRWFPARRGPLVAQLAGLAGMAGNLVSTLVLARLLHGIGWTPAFAGSSLAGVVVLVLLLLFLKDHPEGHEPEPFPHRGAAYVRRQIAASWREPGTRLGLWVHFTTQFPAMVFLLLWGLPFLVEAQGLSRAVAGELLTLVVLSNMVVGLVYGQIVARHHEARLPLALGTVGATALLWAGTLAYPGERAPMWLLIVLCVVLGSCGPASMLGFDFARPANPPERQGTASGITNMGGFVASMTTLFAVGVLLDATDGDYTVAFSSVFVLQALGVSQILRLRRRAARRERERLVASRVETVHVPA